The following are encoded in a window of Esox lucius isolate fEsoLuc1 chromosome 14, fEsoLuc1.pri, whole genome shotgun sequence genomic DNA:
- the ier5l gene encoding immediate early response gene 5-like protein has product MINTMECAVDAQSLISISLRKIHNSRTQRGGIKLHKNLLVSYVLRNARQVYMNEKYAEIYRMQQYEEVMTVCNEIQELNPLDLAEDCEEQSGDCCGNVGVSEPASLCCALLPVSHLAAVQSAHIQAPSACSAPLSLQSDEVCKETEPSFYRSCCAEAYPVSNCDFSPVNNNLHCNKTTVLDLDTHVVTTVENGYLHQDCCASLQQCCQSAQSPAKKRKVDFEYYISDIEEVSDFTPCKRAKFEDCSYANSEHLDTSNISNLISIFGSGFSGLVSRQSDFEQALNGQFCSKQALASLGAWTRAIVAF; this is encoded by the coding sequence ATGATCAACACGATGGAGTGTGCAGTGGATGCACAAAGTCTGATCTCCATTTCCTTACGGAAGATCCACAACTCCAGGACGCAGAGAGGAGGCATCAAGCTGCACAAAAACCTCTTGGTCTCCTATGTACTGAGGAATGCAAGACAGGTCTACATGAACGAGAAGTATGCGGAGATCTACAGGATGCAGCAGTACGAGGAGGTGATGACCGTCTGCAACGAGATCCAGGAGTTAAACCCGCTGGATTTGGCCGAGGACTGCGAGGAGCAGAGCGGGGACTGCTGCGGCAACGTTGGGGTGAGCGAGCCGGCGAGTCTCTGTTGTGCGCTCCTGCCTGTGAGCCATCTAGCAGCTGTGCAGTCAGCGCATATCCAAGCCCCCTCCGCCTGCTCCgcgcctctctccctccaaagCGACGAGGTCTGCAAGGAGACCGAGCCCTCGTTCTATCGGAGCTGCTGTGCGGAGGCTTACCCTGTATCGAACTGTGACTTTTCCCCGGTGAACAACAACCTACACTGCAACAAAACGACAGTGCTCGATCTGGACACGCACGTAGTGACAACAGTGGAGAATGGGTACCTACACCAGGACTGCTGTGCGTCGCTCCAACAGTGCTGCCAGAGCGCACAGTCCCCAGCTAAGAAACGCAAGGTTGACTTTGAATATTATATATCCGATATTGAGGAGGTGTCGGATTTTACCCCATGTAAAAGGGCGAAATTCGAGGACTGTTCCTACGCGAATTCGGAACACTTGGACACGTCAAACATTTCCAATCTGATCTCGATCTTCGGCTCGGGGTTTTCGGGGTTGGTGAGCAGACAGTCGGACTTTGAGCAAGCCTTGAACGGACAGTTCTGTAGCAAACAAGCCCTAGCGAGTCTAGGAGCGTGGACTAGAGCTATCGTAGCTTTTTGA